A genomic stretch from Desulfurococcaceae archaeon MEX13E-LK6-19 includes:
- the kae1 gene encoding N(6)-L-threonylcarbamoyladenine synthase Kae1 has translation MRTLVLGIESTSHTFGVGIAGLIDGKPVILANEKARYVPEKGGIHPREASIHHAREAANVLSRALQKANVRIKDIDAIAVALGPGLGPCLRVGASLARFLATYYSKPLVPVNHAVAHVEIGKLLNNLKDPVIVYVSGGNTLIAIQKKRKYRVIGETLDIPLGNLFDTFTREVGLAPPYVIEGRHQIDICAEWGSEFIDLPYTIKGNDLSFSGLLTAALRLANKYKNDKRMLGNICLSLRETAYNILVEAAERVVALTGKKEVLLTGGVAASTLLNEKLERMAEYHGAKFYTVPLDYAGDNGAMIAWTGVLAYVHGITIEPRKAFVRQRWRIDEVELPWLPED, from the coding sequence ATGAGAACCCTTGTTTTGGGTATAGAATCCACTTCTCATACTTTTGGTGTAGGTATAGCTGGGCTTATCGACGGAAAACCCGTTATTCTAGCTAATGAGAAAGCCAGGTATGTCCCAGAGAAAGGAGGTATTCATCCACGCGAAGCAAGTATTCACCATGCACGTGAAGCAGCCAATGTTTTATCGCGTGCACTACAGAAAGCCAACGTGCGAATAAAGGATATCGACGCTATTGCAGTTGCGCTCGGCCCCGGTCTCGGCCCTTGTTTACGTGTTGGCGCCTCTCTGGCTAGATTCCTTGCAACATATTATTCTAAACCACTTGTACCCGTAAACCATGCTGTAGCACATGTAGAAATAGGTAAGCTACTGAATAATCTAAAGGACCCCGTTATAGTCTATGTTTCTGGAGGAAACACTCTCATAGCCATACAGAAGAAGAGAAAATACAGAGTCATAGGGGAAACACTCGACATTCCGCTGGGTAATCTGTTTGACACGTTTACCAGAGAAGTAGGATTAGCCCCACCATACGTTATTGAGGGTAGGCATCAGATTGATATTTGTGCTGAATGGGGCAGCGAGTTTATAGATCTACCATACACTATTAAAGGAAATGATCTATCATTCTCAGGCTTGTTGACAGCTGCTTTAAGGCTAGCGAACAAGTATAAGAATGACAAGAGGATGCTTGGAAACATTTGTTTATCGCTAAGAGAAACAGCCTACAATATACTTGTTGAAGCAGCCGAGAGAGTTGTCGCGCTTACTGGAAAGAAAGAAGTCTTGTTGACGGGAGGTGTTGCAGCAAGCACCCTATTGAATGAGAAACTGGAGCGTATGGCCGAGTATCATGGAGCTAAATTCTATACTGTACCACTTGATTACGCTGGAGACAATGGTGCAATGATCGCGTGGACAGGTGTTCTAGCGTATGTACATGGTATCACTATTGAGCCCAGGAAAGCCTTCGTGAGACAGAGATGGAGAATTGATGAGGTGGAGCTTCCATGGCTTCCGGAGGATTAA